ttgtaaaatttagaaaaagtgtgcagtgaagaccaagtcgctgccttacatatctgatcaacagaagcctcgttcttgaaggcccatgtggaagccacagccctagtggagtgagctgtgattctttcaggaggctgccgtccggcagtctcataagccaatcggataatgcttttaatccagaaggagagagaggtagaagttgctttttgacctctccgtttaccagaataaacaacaaacaaagacaaagtttgtctgaaatccttagtagctgctaagtaaaatttgagagcacgaactacatccaagttgtgcaacaaacgttccttctttgaaactggattaggacacaaagaaggcacaactatctcctggttaatgtttttgttagaaacaacttttggaagaaaaccaggtttagtacgcaaaaccaccttatctgcatggaacaccagataaggagaagaacactgcagagcagataattctgaaactcttctagcagaagaaattgcaaccaaaaacaaaactttccaagataataacttaatatcaacggaatgtaagggttcaaacggaaccccctgaagaactgaaagaactaggttgagactccaaggaggagtcaaaattttgtaaacaggcttgattctaaccagagcctgaacaaaggctagaacatctggcacagctgccagctttttgtgaagtaacacagacaaggcagaaatctgtcccatcaaggaacttgcagataatcctttttccaatccttctcgaaggaaggatagactcttaggaatcttaaccttgtcccaagggaatcctgcagattcacaccaacagatataccaaattatgtggtaatttttctggttacaggctttcaggcctgaacaagagtattaataacagaatctgagaaccctcgctttgataagatcaagcgttcaatctccaagcagtcagctggagtgggtcgaacggacctagaacaagaaggtctctcaaaggtagcttccatggtggagccgatgacatattcaccagatctgcataccaagtcctgcgtggccacgcaggagctatcaaaatcaccgacgccctctcctgattgatcctggctaccagcctggggatgagaggaaacggcgggaacacataagctagtttgaaggtccaaggtgctactagtgcatccactagagccgccttgggatccctggatctgtacccgtagtaaggaactctgaagttctgacgagaggccatcagatccatgtctggaatgccccacggttgagtgacttgggcaaagatttccggatggagttcccactcccccggatgcaatgtctgacgactcagaaaatccgcttcccaattttccactcctgggatgtggatagcagacaggtggcaggagtgagactccgcccatagaatgattttggtcacttcttccatcgctagggaactccttgttcccccctgatggttgatgtatgaacttggccctcgctagctgaggccaagctttgagagcattgaatatcgctctcagttccagaatatttatcggtagaagagattctacccgagaccaaagaccctgagctttcagggatccccagaccgcgccccagcccatcagactggcgtcggtcgtgacaatgacccactctggtctgcggaaggtcatcccttgtgacaggttgtccagggacagccaccaacggaatgagtctctggtcctctgatttgcttgtatcttcggagacaagtctgaatagtccccattccactgactgagcatgaacagttgtaatggtcttagatgaatgcgcacaaaaggaactatgtccattgccgctaccatcaaacctatcacttccatgcactgcgctatggaaggaagaggaacggaatgaagtatccgacaagagtctagaagttttgtttttctggcttctgtcagaaaaatcctcatttctaaggagtctattatagttcccaagaagggaaccctcgttgacggagatagagaactcttttccacgttcactttccatccgtgagatctgagaaaggccaggacaatgtccgtgtgagcctttacttgaggaagggacgacgctcgaatcagaatgtcgtccaagtaaggtactacagcaatgccccttggtcttagcaccgccagaagggaccctagtacctatgagaaaatcctaggagcagtggctaatccgaaagaaaatgccacgaactggaaatgcttgtccaggaatgcaaaccttaggaaccgatgatgttccttgtggataggaatatgtagatacgcatccttgaaatccaccttggtcatgaattgaccttcctggatggaaggaagaagtgttcgaatggtttccatcttgaacgatggaaccttgagaaacttgttcaagatcttgagatctaagattggtctgaacgttccctcttttttgggaactatgaacagattggagtagaaccccatcccttgttctcctaatggaacaggatgaatcactcccatttttagcaggtcttctacccaatgtaagaatgcctgtcttcttatgtggtctgaagacaactgagacctgtggaacctcccccttggaggaagccccttgaactccagagaataaccttgggagactatttctagcgcccaaggatccagaacatctctttcccaagcctgagcgaagagagagagtctgccccccaccagatccggtcccggatcgggggcccgcatttcatgctgtcttggtagcagtggcaggtttcctggcctgctttcctttgctccagcctggcataggtctccaggctggattggcttgagaagtattaccttcctgcttagaggacgtagcccttggggctgatccgtttctgcgaaagggacgaaacttaggtttatttttggtcttgaaaagacctatcctgaggaagggcgtggcccttgcccccagtgatatcagagataatctctttcaagtcagggccaaagagtgttttccccttgaaaggaatgtcaagcaatttgttcttggaagacgcatccgctgcccaagattttaaccaaagcgctctgcgccacaatagcaaacccagaattttttcgccgctaacctagccaattgcaaggtggcgtctagggtgaaagaattagccaatttaagagcacgaattctgtccataatctcctcataagaagaagaattactaataatcgcctttcctagctcatcaaactagaaacacgcggctgcagtgacagggacaatgcatgcaattggttgtagaagggaaccttgctgaacaaacatctttagcagaccttctaattttttatccataggatcttggaaagcacaactatcttctatgggtatagtggcgcgcttgtgtagagtagaaaccgccccctcgaccttggggactgtctgccatcagtcctttctggggtcgactataggaaaacaattttataaatatggggggaggtactaaaggtataccgggcctgtcccattctttactaacaatgtacgccacccgcttggatataggaaaagcttcggggggccccggggcctctaagaacttttccattttacatagtggttctggaatgaccagataatcacaatcatccaaattggataacacctccttaagcagagcgcggagatgttccaacttaaatttaaaagtaatcacatcaggttcagcttgttgagaaatgtttcctgaatctgaaatttctccctcagacaaaacctccctggccccctcagactggtgtaggggcccttcagaaaccatatcatcagcgttctcatgctctacagaattttctaaaacagagcagtcgcgctttcgctgataagtgggcatattggctaaaatgtttttgatagaattatccattacagccgttaaatgttgcatagtaaggagaattggcgcactagatgtactaggggcctcctgtatgggcaagactggtgtagacgaaggaggggatgatgcagtaccatgcttactcccctcacttgaggaatcatcttgggcatcatttttactaaatttttttatgacataaaatacatatagttaaatgagaaggaaccttggtttccccacagtcagaacacaatctatctggtagttcagacatgttaaacaggcataaacttgataacaaagcacaaaaaacgttttaaaataaaaccgttactgtcactttaaattttaaactaaacacactttattattgcaattgcgaaaaagtatgaaggaattgttcaaaattcaccaaaatttcaccacagtgtcttaaagccttaaaagtattgcacaccaaatttggaagctttaacccttaaaataacggaaccggagccgtttttatatttaacccctttacagtccctggaatctgctttgctgagacccaaccaagcccaaaggggaatacgataccaaatgatgccttcagaaagacttttctatgtatcagagctccacacacatgcagctgcatgccatgctgtcctcaaaaacaagtgcgccataccggcgcgaaaatgaggctctgactatgattagggaaagcccctaaagaataaggtgtctaaaacagtgcctgccgatataatcatatcaaaatacccagaataaatgattcctcaaggctaaatatgtgttaataatgaatcgatttagcccagaaaaagtctacagtcttaataagcccttgtgaagcccttatttactatcttaataaacatggcttaccggatcccatagggaaaatgacagcttccagcattacatcgtcttgttagaatgtgtcatacctcaagcagtaagagactgcacactgttcccccaactgaagttaattgctctcaacagtcctgtgtggaacagccatggattttagttacggtgctaaaatcattttcctcatacaaacagaaatcttcatctcttttctgtttctgagtaaatagtacataccagcactattttaaaataacaaactcttgattgaataataaaaactacagttaaacactaaaaaactctaagccatctccgtggagatgttgcctgtacaacggcaaagagaatgactggggtaggcggagcctaggagggatcatgtgaccagctttgctgggctctttgccatttcctgttggggaggagaatatcccacaagtaaggatgacgccgtggaccggacacacctatgttggagaaacatatgtTCTTTACATAAAGCTGATACACCGATATCTTAAACAAGCAGGAAGTTTGCCTTGTGGAGATGCAGTAGGGAGTAGACCAACCTTTAGAGTCATTCAGGTGAACTGCCTTTAAGTAAGAAAGTCCAACAACTTCATCAAATTGGTCAAgcatttttttaagccccgccttCTGCGACAGGTCATGACCTGCAGgcatcagagagaggagagatgattACCAATGTTTAGCCTGACACAGACAGATTAGGGTGCGAGAGGGACTCACCTGCAGCAAAAGCATGACACGTATCCAGGCACACACCAATGCGGGTTTTATCCTTGACCTGGTCTATAATCCCACGCAGTTCATCAAAACGACCTCCAATGGTACTGCCCTGACAGCTCATATTCTCAAGAACTGGACGGAAATCAGCAAGGAAGATAAACACGGATCAGGGAAGGGATATAAAGTCAGTAGGGACAGCCGGATCTGGAAAAGATATAAAGTCAGTAGGGACAGACAGATCAGAAAGAGATCTAAAGTCAGTAGGGACAGAAGGATCAGGAAGAGATATAAAGTCAGTAGGGACAGACGGATCAGGAAGAGATATATAGTTAGTAGTGACAGATGGATCAGGAAAATTATTTACAGTCAGTAGGGACAGACAGATCAGGAACAGATATATAGTCAGTAGTGACAGATGGATCAGGAAAAGATATACAGTCAGTGGGACAGACAGATCAGGAAGAGATATACAGTCAGTAGTGACAGACGGATCAGGAAGAGATATAAAGTCAGTAGGGACAGAAGGATAAGGAAGAGATATAAAGTCAGTAGGGACAGAAGGATCAGGAAGAGATATAAAGTCAGTAGGGACAGATGGATCAGGAAGAGATATAAAGTCAGTAGTGACAGACGGATCAGGAAGAGATATAAAGTCAGTAGTCACAGATGGATCGAGAAGAGATATAAAGTCAGTAGTGACAGACGGATCAGGAAGAGATATAAAGTCAGTAGTGACAGACGGATCAGGAAGAGATATAAAGTCAGTAGGGACAGAAGGATCAGGAAGAGATATAAAGTCAGTAGGGACAGAAGGATAAGGAAGAGATATAAAGTCAGTAGGGACAGAAGGATCAGGAAGAGATATAAAGTCAGTAGTGACAGACGGATCAGGAAGAGATATAAAGTCAGTAGGGACAGAAGGATAAGGAAGAGATATAAAGTCAGTAGGGACAGAAGGATCAGGAAGAGATATAAAGTCAGTAGGGACAGATGGATCAGGAAGAGATATAAAGTCAGTAGTGACAGACGGATCAGGAAGAGATATAAAGTCAGTAGTGACAGATGGATCGAGAAGAGATATAAAGTCAGTAGTGACAGACGGATCAGGAAGAGATATAAAGTCAGTAGTGACAGATGAGTccgaaagaaagagagatagagagaaagagtgaaaaaactaaatgtatgcttacctgataaatttctttccagatatggagattCCACAACTttaatcaattactagtggtaatatcactcctggccagcagaaggaggcaaagagcaccacagcaaagctgttaagtgtcactcccttacccataatccccagtcattcgaccgaagagaaatggaaaaggaataacacaagggtatagaggtgcctgaggttttgtcaaaaataactgtctcaatattcggaaagaaagaaatttatcaggtaagcataaattttgttttctttcctaagatatggagagtccacaacgtcattcaattactagtgggaaccaataccccaagctagaggacacagaatgaacagggagggaaaacaaaacaggcagaccttaacagaaggcaccaccgcttaaagaacctttttcccaaaagaggcctcagccgaggcaaaagtatcatatttggaaaaagtatgcagagaggatcaagttgcagacAAAACGAGAAAAGAGGCCCAATGGCACtacatttaaatgaataggaaCTACTGCCCAGTAAAAGGATACTTAGGTATTATTGACTTAAGTTCCAGCGTTGGTGCTGTGTATATTAGAGACAGAAATTGAGGAGCATAGAAGATCCTCCACAATAagtatacacaaatagcactcctgAGTCCTAAAAGGTAGGTTAATTCCAATATGAAATAATCACAAAGAACTTGAGTCAGTACTATTAAATGACGAAAATGGGTCAAATAGATGTgagagaataaattaaaatgtaacttttattggtaCACTTGGTTaaaattatcacacacacacaacacacaattaaaactacggatagggggGAATCACAGCGTGCCGTACAGATAATAGATGCTAACAGTGTAGCATAATAAATATCATAGTCATATCCAATAATAGTCTATAATAGGTAAAGCTAGCCAATGTGTGATAGCTAGAATTCACTATTAGTATCtcctataatatatattaaattgacTACTTAGTGTCAACTACTCCTGGATTGGTAAGGCGTCGTAAATCGACGGTGGATGTTAGAATTGAATATGTTACCAAGTAAGCGTTGCTAATAATAAAGCACTATGAGATAGTTACTGAATATGTATAGATATAAGTGTTGCTAAATACTGTCATTTTAAGCACTATATGTGTGGTCTTATTTAAGTAGCAACATAACCAGTGACCGAAGATGAGACAAACTGAATGATATACTAGTGTGTTTAAAATACTAAAGAGTCAGAGAAACGTACATTAGTCTGAATCAAACACACACTAGAATAGGTTGTGAGTCAATTCTTGCATTAAGCTAGTGCTTTAATATGTCAATAAACCTCTAttgacaaaaaaatgtttttaattgtcaGTTGTGATTATGTTTATAGTTGGTAATTTGAAGCACATAAACGATAAAATACAGTTCGTATTAATTATGTCATTTTGACAGTGGTTTGGTTTATAAAAATTATTAGTGCTAGAAAGATTGGGATACATTCAATATATAACAGGTTAACGTGAATGTTATAGTCGTAATATTCCCAATATATAACTTATAACCAAGCCACTGGCTTAAGATACAGCAAAGTAACTGTTATACTAACATGCTTCTTGTGAATTATTGGTACTGTAGCGATGTGCTTAAAAAGAGCGCAGGGATTGCATGAGAGCGGAGCGGCATAAGGGCTGGGCTCCTGGCTGGAAGGACAGGggggaagggagaagagggggggggggggggggggggggggggggggggggaaggagttaggttagagaatagggaagtagaagataagaatgagaggagggactgaagggcaagagatagaagaggggggttggaaaaggtacatatagggggaacaacaggaagtggcttcagtactaaccttttttgtttcaggaGCTGCTTGTAGCTGATGCAGAAGAAGTTGCTGAAGATGACGGCCAGAAGCAGGAGAATTCCCAAACGGTTCCTTACAGATGATGAGACCCTCTGGAAGACGAGAGCAATCCGGGCTCAGAAGAGATTGAAGCTCCTGGAAAAaaggcagggagagaaacagaagaAGCAGGAGACGGTCTTGGAGCAGAAGGCAGCGGTAACCCCCCCTGAGAGAGAGCGGATGCAAGAGGGTAACGTGAGTATGAAAGGCAGGGCTGAGGCAGAGGAGGGGGCCaattctgatgtgagtatgggggaAGTGGCGTTATTTAGTGAAACGGACCGGTCCAGCAGTCCGGAGATTCCCTTAGGCCAGGGGGGCAGTATGGGGTGCAGGCGGCGGCAAGCAATGGCGCCTCTAGGGGGCAGCAAGCAGGGCGCGCGGCGGCGTAATTGGGGCCTAGAAGATGAGGGCCATAGTAGTAGAGCAGGCGGCAGACAGTCCAGGGGCAGGGTCTGGCCTAGCAGTGAGCGGTCTGGTAGAGGCGCAGTTGCGGGCGCGAGTGGCCGCCATAGGCGCAGCAGTattcccccttcctccccctccccctcttcttccccAGTCAGTGAGCGCGATATGCGCATGCGCACGCCGATACGGCGTGCGCTACGTGATGACGTCATCATGAAGGGGGGGGGCGGGGGCCGCACGGTGCGACAGGGATGATTCCGTTTCAGCAGGGGTAGTGGAGAGAGGGCGTCAGTCGCCGGGAAGGGGAAATAAGCACAAGGTATCAAGCGGTGCGGGTGGGAAGACGAGCAGGGAACCAAGAAGGAGGGAGGAATTAAGGAATGCGGAGGCAGATTGCTGGGGACCCGGTGgtccaggcacacacacatgcgAGTCAGGGGAGGAGTGGGAAGGCCAGGACAGAGCTAGAGCAGGGGGTAAAGAAAGGAAAAAGTACTGTGAAGTGTACAGAAGAGGGGCGAATAGCAGGAGGGCAGCAAAAAGGGTCAGGTTAGAAGAGAATAGTGTGGAGCGCCCCAGGATGATTAGGGATACAGAGGGGTATACATATGTGAGGGTAGAGGAAGAAGGGGAGGATGAAAGGAGCATTAGGGATACAGGGAATGGGGGGCGCAGCAGTAAGAGGGCAGAGCACATGTCTGTGAAACAGGTTCAAAGAAAAGGGGGGGATGGtactaatgtaaatatgaatatgttGCAGAAGAGAGACAAAGTGGGTAAAGTGAACAATGGAGCAGGTGACAAAGAGGTCGAAGGGAGCACGACAGCGCCGCAGGGAATGGCGGCAGCAGACAAGGAAGGACAAGACGGGCATCGTGTGAGCCATAAGAAACACGGTAAGCAAATGTATTATAGTGACAGTAGTGAATCTTCGTCAGATAGTTCCACGGATGATGACTTTGAGGATGATAAGCGTAATGGGAGGGGgcatagaaaaatcttgaaaattgTAAGAAAGTTATATGCTAAGCAAGAGAAAAATAAGGTGGTGAAGGAAGGGTATGAGGACGGGGACAGCAGTGATAATGTGGTGAATTTAGACGATGAAGTAGCAGCGACCAAGCTCTTACCCCTTCCCACACATTTAAAAGCGAAGGTTGTTAGGAAAGCGCAGAGAGGACGGTATGTGGATGTGTTTGAAATGACTAGGGAAGCTTTGGCGGTCAAATCTAATGAGGGAAGGGGGAGAAGGGCAAAGCAGACATTTCCAGAATGGGTGAAAGGGATGGTCATATATGCAGAATGTTTTCTAACGGCCAATCCAGATAAGATGAAAGGGGtgctgagatacatacatttaatagCGGAATGCTACACCACATACGGGGGTTTCGCATGGAAGGATTATGATAGGGAATTTAGGAAAGGAAATATACAATTGGGAGGTAAAGGTAGGAAGGATTTTGGGGTAAAAATACTAGATACGTGGACGAGGGTGATGAAGGTCCCTGAAGCACAAGGTAGGCCCATAGGGCAAGGGAAAACATTCAGAACAGAGGCAAAGGAATGCTGGGCGTTTAATGACAAGAGGTGCGACAGGGGGAATTCATGTAAATATAAGCACGCATGTAGGCATTGTGGCGGAGCGCACCCAGGAGTGGATTGTAGGAAGGGTAATGCCAATAACAATAGCAAGTTTTCCTTTCGAGGGCACGGGGGTAACGGTAGCGGAGGAGGAATGGCGGGTAATGGCCAAAACACCGCTGAGGGTAGATAGGATCATTGAGGAATTGGCAATGTACCCGCTGAAAGAGGAAAGGATTTTGTTAACAAACGGTTTGCGTGTAGGTTTTGTGGTCCCAGTTAAAACAGAAGTTAAAGGGGCTATGCAGGCGAGAAATTTAAAATCTGCAGCAGAATTTCCAGGAGTACTAGCGGAAAAATTGAGGAAGGAGGTTAAATTGGGGAGAATGGCAGGGCCATTCAAAGAGAAGCCGTGTGCTGACTTGATTGTGTCCCCCCTGggagtagttcccaagaaagagaagGGTAAATACAGGATGATACAGCACCTGTCCTACCCCAGGGGGAATTCAGTCAACGACGCAATTGACAAGTTGGATTCTTCAGTGcaatatcaatcatttgatagtgcGGTAAGAATAGTGAAACGGCTTGGAAAAGGGGCGTTGATGGCAAAGATAGATGTGGAATCTGCTTTTAGGTTATTGCCTTTGAACACAGCTAGTTTTAAtttaatgggttgtaagtttgatggTGATTATTACATAGataagtgtttgcccatggggtgttcggtttcttgttcagtttttgaaaagtttagttcatTTTTGCATTGGTTGTTTACAGAAAAAACAGGATGTGAGAGTATGTCTCACTACTTAGATGATTTTTTGGTGGTAGGCAGGAAAGAGACAGGGGAATGTAGAATCTGGAAGGAAGAGCTAGAGGCAATGTTCAAACAGTTGGGAGTGCCAGTAGCAACGGAAAAGTCGGAGGGGCCGGGTACGAGGCTGGTTTTCCTGGGTATCATGATAGATTCCGCAAAGGGGCAATGCGAGCTCCCTGCGGATAAGATTGAGAAGGCGAGACATATGATAAAAACGATGTTGAAAAGGAATAAGGTGACTCTTAGAGAAATGCAGAGATTGCTGGGGGTTTTGAATTTTGCGTGCCGGGTAATACCGGTAGGTagattatttaaaagaaggttGGAAATGGGGACAAAAGGGGCAAAGCTGCCCGAGCATATGGTGCGCGTCAATAAGGAAATGAAGGAAGACCTCAGAGTGTGGGAGGCATTTTTAGATGAATTTAATGGTATCAGGATATGGGAAGAGGCAAGGTCAGTGGAAGAATTGGAGTTGTTCACAGATGCAGCAGGCAGTGCGGGGTTTGGAGCGTATTTGCAAGGTAGATGGAGCGCGGGCGAATGGCCCGCAGATTGGAAGGAGAAAGGGTGGATAAAGAACATGACTTTGCTTGAATTGTTTCCCATTATAGTAGCGATAGAGCTGTGGGGCCATGTATTAGAGAACAAAAGAATCATCTGTTGGTCCGATAATAAGGCAGTAGTGGATGTAATGAATAATTTGTCGTCATCATCTAACCCGGTTATTAAGTATTTGAGATATTTTGTATTAAAGTGCCTTAagcacaatatttgttttaaagcacAGCATATACCAGGGTACAGGAATATTGTAGCAGACGCACTGTCAAGgtttaaatgggaaatatttaggaAGGTGGCTCCAAGGGCAAGGAAGGAAGGTGAACCCTGCCCTgttcttctttggcagattggcaacaaATAGACGGAATCAGGGAGATGGTAGAGAAGTCCGTGGCGCCAAAAACGTGGGCCGTATACAAGAAGTATTGGGAGCGGTGGTGCGAATTTAACAAGATTATAGGTCGCGAGGAAGAAACGGTTTTTCTAGAATGGCTATGGGTATTGAAGCAAG
The nucleotide sequence above comes from Bombina bombina isolate aBomBom1 chromosome 7, aBomBom1.pri, whole genome shotgun sequence. Encoded proteins:
- the LOC128666579 gene encoding uncharacterized protein LOC128666579 isoform X2, whose protein sequence is MQKKLLKMTARSRRIPKRFLTDDETLWKTRAIRAQKRLKLLEKRQGEKQKKQETVLEQKAAVTPPERERMQEGNKRDKVGKVNNGAGDKEVEGSTTAPQGMAAADKEGQDGHRVSHKKHDAREQ
- the LOC128666579 gene encoding uncharacterized protein LOC128666579 isoform X1 — its product is MQKKLLKMTARSRRIPKRFLTDDETLWKTRAIRAQKRLKLLEKRQGEKQKKQETVLEQKAAVTPPERERMQEGNKRDKVGKVNNGAGDKEVEGSTTAPQGMAAADKEGQDGHRVSHKKHGKQMYYSDSSESSSDSSTDDDFEDDKRNGRGHRKILKIVRKLYAKQEKNKVVKEGYEDGDSSDNVVNLDDEVAATKLLPLPTHLKAKVVRKAQRGRYVDVFEMTREALAVKSNEGRGRRAKQTFPEWVKGMVIYAECFLTANPDKMKGVLRYIHLIAECYTTYGGFAWKDYDREFRKGNIQLGGKGRKDFGVKILDTWTRVMKVPEAQGRPIGQGKTFRTEAKECWAFNDKRCDRGNSCKYKHACRHCGGAHPGVDCRKGNANNNSKFSFRGHGGNGSGGGMAGNGQNTAEGR